A genomic region of Nostoc sp. UHCC 0702 contains the following coding sequences:
- a CDS encoding glycosyltransferase: MPIISVIIPVFNGEKTIKAAIDSVLQQTLANFELIIINANSTDSTIDIIEQIQDERIKIFSYPKANVAVNRNRGFQHSCCEFITFLDADDIWTPNKLEAQHKALVEHPEAAVVYSWTNCIDENGKFLRPCSYVQWVGDVYHKLLLDDFIGSGSNVMIRKSAFTAVGGFNESLSNAQDTDLWLRLAANYHFIVVPEAQILYRISAISMSSDILGLEKSNLQVITQAFAHQKAASLQDLKQYSIANLYKYLSYKVLDVTPGQQKTLQAIRILATAIKSDPSLVLKPVIFKAFLKLSVMVLLPAKLAQELFNKFPKLSNTSTFLGYEKTS, from the coding sequence ATGCCAATCATATCTGTAATCATTCCAGTCTTCAATGGAGAAAAAACTATTAAAGCAGCTATTGATTCTGTTTTACAACAAACATTAGCTAATTTTGAATTAATCATTATCAATGCCAATTCTACAGACTCAACAATAGATATTATTGAGCAAATTCAAGATGAACGGATAAAGATATTTTCTTATCCTAAAGCCAATGTAGCTGTAAATCGTAATCGTGGCTTTCAACATTCTTGTTGCGAATTCATTACATTTTTAGATGCAGATGATATTTGGACACCCAATAAACTAGAAGCTCAACATAAAGCTTTAGTAGAACATCCTGAAGCTGCTGTTGTTTACAGTTGGACTAATTGCATAGATGAAAATGGGAAATTTCTACGTCCCTGTTCTTATGTTCAATGGGTAGGAGATGTCTATCATAAATTATTGCTAGATGACTTTATCGGTAGCGGTTCCAACGTCATGATTCGCAAGAGTGCTTTTACAGCAGTTGGTGGTTTCAATGAGTCACTAAGCAATGCACAAGATACAGATCTATGGCTACGCTTGGCAGCCAATTATCATTTTATTGTCGTTCCAGAAGCACAAATTTTATATCGAATTTCTGCAATTTCGATGTCTTCTGATATATTAGGTTTAGAAAAATCCAATCTACAAGTCATTACACAAGCTTTCGCTCACCAAAAAGCTGCATCTCTACAGGATCTAAAACAATATAGTATTGCTAACCTATATAAATACTTAAGTTATAAAGTTCTAGATGTAACTCCAGGTCAGCAAAAAACTCTACAAGCAATCAGAATTTTAGCAACAGCTATAAAAAGCGACCCCTCTCTGGTACTAAAACCTGTCATTTTTAAAGCATTTTTAAAACTTTCAGTAATGGTTTTATTGCCTGCTAAATTGGCTCAAGAATTATTTAATAAATTTCCTAAGCTTTCTAATACCAGTACTTTTTTAGGATATGAAAAAACTTCTTAG
- the hpsE gene encoding hormogonium polysaccharide biosynthesis glycosyltransferase HpsE, whose amino-acid sequence MCVDFTVVIPTYNGESRLSKVLERLQTQTGVEQLNWEILVVDNNSTDNTAKLVQNYQASWSNHASLRYCFEGEQGLAFARSRGIKEAKGEFVGFLDDDNLPAPTWVISAYKFGKEHPKAGAYGSQIHGLFEVEPPEHLKKIIFYLAINERGSQPLLYQPQKKGFPPGAGLVVRRQVWQNHVPQRLFLVGRVGLSMLAGEDSEALSYIHKAGWEIWYSPAMEIEHIIPSWRLEKKYLISLMRGIGLSRYHLRMSLLHNWQKPFVFFIYLANDLRKLLLHFIRYFRVLKTDLVAAIEMEIILTTFISPFYLFKLKLNKSLTKSQN is encoded by the coding sequence ATGTGCGTTGATTTTACCGTAGTCATTCCCACTTACAACGGAGAAAGCCGTTTATCCAAAGTTCTTGAGCGATTACAGACTCAGACGGGTGTAGAACAGCTTAATTGGGAAATTCTTGTTGTTGATAATAACAGTACTGATAATACAGCAAAGCTAGTTCAAAATTACCAAGCTAGCTGGTCTAATCATGCATCCCTGCGCTACTGTTTTGAAGGTGAACAAGGACTAGCTTTTGCCAGAAGTAGAGGCATTAAAGAAGCAAAAGGCGAATTTGTTGGTTTTTTAGATGATGATAATTTACCTGCACCCACCTGGGTAATCTCAGCATACAAATTTGGTAAAGAACATCCCAAAGCAGGTGCATACGGTAGTCAAATTCATGGCTTATTTGAAGTTGAACCTCCAGAACACCTCAAAAAAATTATTTTTTATCTTGCAATTAACGAAAGAGGCTCACAACCACTTTTATATCAACCCCAAAAAAAAGGATTTCCTCCTGGAGCAGGTTTAGTTGTGCGTCGCCAAGTATGGCAAAATCATGTCCCTCAGCGTCTTTTTTTAGTAGGTAGAGTTGGTTTATCAATGTTAGCTGGAGAAGATTCAGAAGCTCTATCCTACATTCATAAAGCTGGTTGGGAAATTTGGTATAGCCCAGCAATGGAAATAGAACATATTATTCCATCTTGGAGATTAGAAAAAAAATACTTAATTTCCTTAATGCGTGGCATTGGTTTAAGCCGTTATCATTTGCGGATGTCACTACTTCATAACTGGCAAAAACCATTTGTATTTTTTATATATCTAGCTAATGATCTGCGTAAATTACTCTTACACTTTATTCGTTATTTCCGAGTGCTGAAAACTGATTTAGTCGCAGCAATTGAAATGGAAATAATTTTGACTACTTTTATTAGTCCTTTTTATTTATTCAAATTAAAATTGAATAAGTCTTTAACAAAATCACAAAACTGA
- a CDS encoding glycosyltransferase, translating into MLNKVSVIIPVYNGEKTVKQTIESVLNQTFTNIELILINDGSTDSTLEIIESIQDERLQVFSYQNAGLAASRNRGLSHCTGNFISFIDADDLWTSDKLESQLQALQEHPKAAVAYSWTNYIDTEGKFLKSGTHITVTGDVYKQLVLRNFLENGSNPLVRSDALKEVGGFDETLPAAEDWDMWLRLAARYEFVAVPKAQILYRLSANSMSTKLKIQEAASLKVIERAFSNQKAESLSHLKRYSIAYLYKYLAFKALESPKQFKKSWLSAKFLWNYVKHDPSALRQSRLILIAIFKIIFPLV; encoded by the coding sequence ATGTTAAATAAAGTTTCTGTAATTATCCCTGTTTATAATGGTGAAAAAACTGTTAAACAGACTATTGAATCAGTTTTAAACCAAACTTTTACAAATATCGAGCTTATACTTATCAATGATGGTTCTACTGATTCAACATTAGAAATTATTGAAAGTATACAAGATGAGCGATTGCAAGTATTTTCTTACCAGAATGCTGGTTTAGCTGCTAGTCGTAACCGGGGTTTATCCCACTGTACAGGAAACTTTATTTCTTTTATTGATGCTGATGATCTTTGGACATCTGATAAGCTTGAATCTCAACTCCAAGCATTACAAGAACATCCAAAGGCAGCTGTAGCTTATAGCTGGACTAATTATATTGACACTGAAGGTAAATTTTTGAAATCAGGCACACATATTACTGTTACAGGTGATGTTTATAAACAGCTTGTATTGCGGAATTTTTTAGAAAATGGTTCTAACCCCTTAGTTCGCTCTGATGCACTGAAAGAAGTTGGTGGTTTTGATGAAACACTTCCTGCGGCTGAAGATTGGGATATGTGGTTAAGGCTCGCCGCTCGTTACGAATTTGTAGCTGTACCAAAAGCTCAAATATTATATCGATTATCTGCTAACTCGATGTCTACTAAACTAAAAATACAAGAAGCTGCATCTCTAAAAGTCATTGAACGTGCTTTTAGTAATCAGAAAGCTGAATCTCTATCTCATTTGAAAAGATATAGTATTGCTTATCTTTACAAATACCTAGCATTTAAAGCCCTGGAGTCACCAAAACAGTTTAAAAAAAGCTGGCTATCTGCTAAATTTCTCTGGAATTATGTTAAGCATGATCCATCTGCGTTACGGCAAAGTAGACTGATATTAATTGCCATTTTTAAAATTATTTTTCCTTTGGTTTAA